The following are encoded together in the Triticum dicoccoides isolate Atlit2015 ecotype Zavitan chromosome 6B, WEW_v2.0, whole genome shotgun sequence genome:
- the LOC119326612 gene encoding F-box protein FBW2-like produces MAESEYRCWEELLPDALGLVFRNLPLQEVLTVVPRVCKSWGRVVAGPYCWQEIDIEEWSQQRQSRPDQLVRMLDLLVRRSSGACRRISVSGLPCDPLFSFIGDHARALRTLEIPRSEISDAVVEAVAPGLPNLTFLDISSCTKIGARALEAFGRHCRSLAALRRVMHPIDVAGRNACGQHDEARAIARTMPALRHLEVGYMLVTTEAILEVLSRCRGLEFVDLRGCWAVDEALLRERHPGLSVLGPGVDDCFENSYWEECSDDDDDSDDEVYSWELMDDDEYYGVVGSDDDEAVWGDGPGLVENLEVRFYGGGFSESYAGFDWPASP; encoded by the exons ATGGCGGAGAGCGAGTACAGGTGCTGGGAGGAGCTGCTGCCGGACGCTCTGGGGCTCGTCTTCCGCAACCTGCCGCTGCAGGAGGTGCTGACGGTGGTGCCGCGGGTGTGCAAGTCCTGGGGGCGAGTCGTGGCCGGGCCCTACTGCTGGCAGGAGATCGACATCGAGGAGTGGAGCCAGCAGCGGCAGAGCCGCCCGGACCAGCTCGTGCGCATGCTCGACCTGCTCGTCCGCCGCAGCTCCGGCGCCTGCCGCCGCAtcagcgtctccggcctgccctgcGACCCGCTCTTCTCCTTCATCGGCGACCA CGCGCGCGCCCTGAGGACGCTGGAGATCCCGCGGAGCGAGATCAGCGACGCCGTGGTGGAGGCCGTGGCGCCGGGGCTGCCCAACCTCACGTTCCTGGACATCAGCAGCTGCACCAAGATCGGCGCGCGCGCGCTGGAGGCGTTCGGCCGCCACTGCCGGTCCCTGGCGGCGCTCCGGCGCGTGATGCACCCGATCGACGTGGCCGGGCGCAACGCGTGCGGGCAGCACGACGAGGCCCGCGCCATCGCGCGCACCATGCCGGCGCTCCGCCACCTGGAGGTGGGCTACATGCTGGTCACTACGGAGGCCATCCTGGAGGTGCTCTCCCGGTGCCGGGGCCTGGAGTTCGTCGACCTCCGGGGCTGCTGGGCCGTCGACGAGGCGCTGCTGCGGGAGCGCCACCCGGGGCTCAGCGTCCTCGGCCCGGGCGTCGACGACTGCTTCGAGAACAGCTACTGGGAGGAGTgctccgacgacgacgacgactctgACGACGAGGTCTACTCGTGGGAGCTCATGGACGACGACGAGTACTACGGCGTGGTcggcagcgacgacgacgaggcggTGTGGGGCGACGGGCCGGGCCTCGTGGAGAACCTCGAGGTGAGGTTCTACGGCGGCGGGTTCAGCGAGAGCTACGCCGGCTTCGATTGGCCAGCGTCGCCGTGA